GCCGATCAACGCGGATGGGCGCGAGTCCCGATCACGGTCTGCTGTTTGCCTCCCCGCTTCCTCGCCCCAGAAGCCGCTCGACGCCGAGGACGAATGCCACCGCGATGGGGATGATCGCCGGGTAGAGATACCTCCCCTGCGCCTGAAAGTATGTCAGGTTGAACCGCACGAATGCGGCGAACACTAGAAGGACGACCGCCGCGTAGACGATGAGTACGTCCCTCCGCAGAGCGGCGACCGGCCGGATGCTCGCGATCAGGGTTACGATGGAGAACCCGGCGAGCGTCAGATAAACCCACGTCGGCATGAAGACGTTCATGTGCCCGAAGACTCCCCAGAAGCTCGCGAACGTCCACGCGCCGACGAGCAGGAAGTATCCGCCCCACCCCAGCCCTCTTTCGACGACGAAGAACTCCGGGCGGGCGGTGTGCGTGAATGCCTCGTTGAAGAGCGACATTGCCAGGGGATCGCCGTAGAGCATCGCGTTGCGGACGAGCCACCATCCGCCGACCGCCAGGCTCACGCCCAGCATGAGCGCCGACTGTGTGACTGCCCGCGACGCCCTGAGTGTTCCGCGCCGCCAGAGTATCAGGTAGACGAGCAGTGAGGCGGGGAAGAGCAGAATACAGGTAGTCCTCGAGAGCAGTCCGAGACCGAGCACGAGTCCGAGCGTCGCGGACGCGCGCGTGTTCGGGCCGGATACCAGCATCCTGGTCATGAGCAGCAGCGCCAGGCCGAAGATAAGCTCGGCCAGGATGTCGTTCGCCACGGAACTGCTGAGAGCGAGGTGCATCGGCAGGAGGGCGACAGATCCCGCGCAGGCGATCGCCGTGCGCTCCCTGTCGGGGAGCAGAGTCCTGACCGCCGCGAATACTGCGAGGATCGAGAGCGCGCCCAGGACAAGGGACAGCGCCCTCACCCCGATGTCTCCGCCGATCAGGTAGAAGGGCACACCCAGGGCGTAGTAGAGCGGCGGCTGGTGGGCCTCGTAGTCGTCCCGGTTTTCGGGAGAGAACACCGGCAAGCGCCACTCGTCCGCGAGGTGTCGGACGTAGACGCCATGGTACTTCTCGTCGGGCGCCGCCCCGTAGGGCGTGTGCATCCAGAACCCGATGCCCAGCATCAGATGCACGAGGATGATTGCCGCCAGCCATATCCGCACAGATACTTTCATGGTGAACGCACCTCGTAGACGGTCACCGTCTCGCGCGACTTCTGCGAGCTGTAGACCTCCAGCAGCCGACCTCTCCCTATCGCCTGGAAGATCATCTGCTCGTAGGGTTCGTCCCCCTTCATGAAAGCCCAGTTGATAATCGCATGGGTATACCCCCTCTTGCGGAGGAAGCGCACCATGTCGCCGTCGGAGCGGAAGGACTGCCAGGGGATCAGTTGGTGATGCCCCGGATCGGCCCAGATATAGGCCCTCTCGAGGTAGAAACCCCTCGGCTCCTTGAAGAGCAGGACTTTCGCATCCGTCGGCGTCGAGCTGTTGATGAAGGCCTGGGCGTCGTATGGGGCCAGCGTGCGGGAAAGATATGACTCCGCCGACTCCAGACCGACCGCCACCCTCGCGCCGTCGACCACCAGCAAGATGCTTGTGAGCATCCCGACCGCTACGCAGATCACCACGAAGATATCGGCGATGAAGCGCCCGATGCGCCAATGGCTCAACGCTACCGCCGCGCCGCAGCCCGCGAAGATACTTAGAAGCGGCAGGACGGTTATCATGTAGCGCGCGTTCTGCATCAGAAAGAACCATGCTGAGACGAACACCGCCGAGACAAACGCGATCCGGAGCAGGGACCTCTCCATCCTGCCCGCCAGGATGGGCAGGGCAAGCAGTCCCAGGAAGGCCGGACCGATGAGACCGAAGACCGCAGGGAAGTCGTAGAACCTGAAACCGTTGACCGTGAGATTCCACGGGGCAGCGAGGAACCCCACCGCCGAGCGGCCCATCCCCATGGACTGCTGTGCGGCGCGGTACAGATCAGCGTCAGCTTGAGTCCAGTTGCGCCCGCCGAAGACGTTGAAGAAGAAGGGGTATACCGGGTTGCCGGTGTAGAGCCACGTCTTGACATACCAGGGCGCGCCGATGAAGGCGGCAAAGAGTCCGGCGAGCGCGGCGCACTTCAGTCCCGTGCCCCAGCCCTTCGATCTGCCGGCCCAGAGCGCCCAGAGGCAGATCGCCGCGACCGGCACGACTGCGAGCATCTTCGTGCCGAGAGCGAACCCGCACATCACTCCGGCGACCGCGAGCCATCCGCGTTCCCCCGCTTGTTCCCAGTTCAGGACGGCATACACGGCGAGGAGCACGAACATCCCGGTGGAGAGATCGGCATACGCGACGCCGGCCTCCCAGACGACGATGGGAACGCTCATGAAGAGCAGCGCGCCGACGGATCCCGCTGTGCG
This genomic stretch from Armatimonadota bacterium harbors:
- a CDS encoding glycosyltransferase family 39 protein codes for the protein MKVSVRIWLAAIILVHLMLGIGFWMHTPYGAAPDEKYHGVYVRHLADEWRLPVFSPENRDDYEAHQPPLYYALGVPFYLIGGDIGVRALSLVLGALSILAVFAAVRTLLPDRERTAIACAGSVALLPMHLALSSSVANDILAELIFGLALLLMTRMLVSGPNTRASATLGLVLGLGLLSRTTCILLFPASLLVYLILWRRGTLRASRAVTQSALMLGVSLAVGGWWLVRNAMLYGDPLAMSLFNEAFTHTARPEFFVVERGLGWGGYFLLVGAWTFASFWGVFGHMNVFMPTWVYLTLAGFSIVTLIASIRPVAALRRDVLIVYAAVVLLVFAAFVRFNLTYFQAQGRYLYPAIIPIAVAFVLGVERLLGRGSGEANSRP
- a CDS encoding glycosyltransferase family 39 protein, which codes for RTAGSVGALLFMSVPIVVWEAGVAYADLSTGMFVLLAVYAVLNWEQAGERGWLAVAGVMCGFALGTKMLAVVPVAAICLWALWAGRSKGWGTGLKCAALAGLFAAFIGAPWYVKTWLYTGNPVYPFFFNVFGGRNWTQADADLYRAAQQSMGMGRSAVGFLAAPWNLTVNGFRFYDFPAVFGLIGPAFLGLLALPILAGRMERSLLRIAFVSAVFVSAWFFLMQNARYMITVLPLLSIFAGCGAAVALSHWRIGRFIADIFVVICVAVGMLTSILLVVDGARVAVGLESAESYLSRTLAPYDAQAFINSSTPTDAKVLLFKEPRGFYLERAYIWADPGHHQLIPWQSFRSDGDMVRFLRKRGYTHAIINWAFMKGDEPYEQMIFQAIGRGRLLEVYSSQKSRETVTVYEVRSP